From one Rhodoferax sp. PAMC 29310 genomic stretch:
- a CDS encoding isovaleryl-CoA dehydrogenase — protein MTPENSPIQTGASQADTHELSNLATELCDYNLYTQDVALSEAVVREGASWAQVELNNFGQMIGTAEYMEQGQLANKYTPELDTHDRFGTRVDLVKFHPAYHRLMTTSIEQGLHASPWTEPRTGAHVARAAKTYMHTQVEAGHGCPITMTFAAVPSLRLQADLAATWVPKVTARVYDPRNIPAEQKLGVTIGMAMTEKQGGSDVRANTTRAIPMGGGGPGQMYELVGHKYFVSAPMCDAFLVLAQAPGGLSCFLLPRWRPDGSKNPMQVLRLKKKMGNASNASSETKLRGAMAWMVGDEGRGVRTIIEMVSMTRFDCMIGSSAGMRMAASQALHHCSVRSAFGKVLNQQPLMQNVLADLALESEAAMTLTLRIARAMDHRTDQHEDLLVRLVTAVGKYWICKRTPNHAYEAMECIGGSGFMEDSMMPRLYREAPVNAIWEGSGNVECLDVLRALSKTPEVAEAFFAEVNQARGGNATLDQYVNALVKDFKEVQALEYRARDIVDRMALALQGALLVRHSPAFISDTFCNSRLTQMGHHNYGTLPRGINVAAIIDRTTPISGRR, from the coding sequence ATGACCCCTGAAAATTCACCCATTCAAACGGGGGCCTCCCAGGCCGACACCCATGAACTCAGCAACCTTGCAACCGAGCTGTGTGACTACAACCTCTACACACAAGATGTCGCCTTGTCCGAAGCGGTTGTTCGCGAAGGCGCCAGCTGGGCACAAGTCGAGCTGAACAATTTTGGACAAATGATCGGGACTGCCGAGTACATGGAGCAGGGCCAGCTGGCCAACAAATACACGCCAGAGCTAGACACACATGACCGTTTTGGCACACGCGTTGATCTGGTCAAATTTCACCCGGCCTATCACCGACTGATGACCACCAGCATTGAGCAGGGGCTGCACGCGTCCCCGTGGACCGAACCACGGACCGGCGCCCATGTGGCCCGCGCCGCCAAAACCTATATGCACACGCAGGTCGAGGCCGGGCACGGTTGCCCCATCACCATGACCTTTGCCGCCGTACCCAGCCTGCGCCTGCAAGCCGATCTGGCCGCCACCTGGGTGCCCAAAGTCACCGCACGCGTTTATGACCCACGCAACATCCCGGCTGAACAGAAACTAGGCGTCACCATCGGCATGGCCATGACGGAGAAACAGGGTGGATCGGATGTCAGGGCCAACACCACCCGTGCCATCCCCATGGGCGGCGGCGGCCCCGGCCAGATGTACGAACTGGTAGGACACAAGTACTTTGTGTCCGCCCCCATGTGCGACGCCTTTTTGGTGCTGGCGCAAGCACCCGGTGGCTTGTCCTGCTTTTTGCTACCCCGATGGCGCCCGGACGGCAGCAAAAACCCGATGCAGGTACTGCGGCTCAAGAAGAAGATGGGCAATGCGTCCAACGCGTCCAGCGAAACAAAACTTCGCGGTGCGATGGCCTGGATGGTGGGTGACGAAGGCCGTGGCGTGCGCACCATCATCGAAATGGTCAGCATGACCCGTTTCGACTGCATGATTGGCTCCAGTGCCGGCATGCGCATGGCCGCGTCACAGGCGCTGCACCACTGCTCGGTGCGATCAGCCTTTGGAAAGGTGCTCAACCAACAACCCCTGATGCAAAACGTGTTGGCCGACCTGGCGCTGGAGAGCGAAGCCGCCATGACACTCACCCTGCGCATCGCCCGCGCCATGGACCACCGCACCGACCAGCACGAAGACCTTTTGGTGCGACTGGTCACTGCGGTGGGCAAGTACTGGATATGCAAGCGAACCCCCAACCATGCTTATGAAGCCATGGAATGCATTGGTGGCAGCGGCTTCATGGAAGACAGCATGATGCCGCGCCTGTACCGGGAAGCGCCCGTCAATGCCATTTGGGAAGGCAGTGGCAATGTGGAGTGTCTGGATGTGCTACGCGCCCTGTCTAAAACACCTGAGGTGGCCGAGGCGTTTTTCGCCGAAGTCAACCAGGCTCGAGGGGGGAACGCTACGTTGGATCAATACGTGAACGCCCTCGTTAAAGATTTCAAAGAGGTCCAGGCGCTTGAATACCGCGCCCGCGACATCGTGGACCGCATGGCCCTGGCCTTGCAGGGCGCCCTGCTGGTGCGACACAGCCCGGCGTTCATCAGTGATACGTTTTGCAACTCCCGCCTGACCCAAATGGGGCACCACAACTACGGCACCCTGCCCCGCGGCATCAATGTGGCCGCCATCATCGACCGGACGACCCCAATTTCAGGCCGTCGCTGA